In a genomic window of Mycteria americana isolate JAX WOST 10 ecotype Jacksonville Zoo and Gardens unplaced genomic scaffold, USCA_MyAme_1.0 Scaffold_46, whole genome shotgun sequence:
- the LOC142403933 gene encoding olfactory receptor 14C36-like, whose protein sequence is MSNNSSNTEFLLLVFADTRELQLLQFWLFLGIYLAALLGNGLIITTVACDHSLHTPMYFFLLNLSVLDLGSISTTVPKSMANSLWDTRAISYAGCAAQVFLFPFLMSAEFYLPTIMAYDRYVAICKPLHYRTLLGSRACVHMAAATWGSGSLTAVLHTAHTLTIPLCHGNAVDQFFCEIPQILKLCCSRSYVREVGLIVVSFALAFGCFVFIVLSYVQIFRAVLRIPSEQGRHKAFSTCLPHLAVVSLFISTAMFACLKPPSISSPSLDLVMAVLYSVVPPAVNPLIYSMRNQELKDSIRKVISRMFVNIDKFSNTLHK, encoded by the coding sequence ATGTCCAACAACAGCTCCAACACTGAGTTCCTCCTCCTCGTCTTTGcggacacgcgggagctgcagctcttgcagttctggctcttcctgggcatctacctggctgccctcctgggcaatggcctcatcatcaccaccgtagcctgcgaccacagcctccacacccccatgtacttcttccttctcaacctGTCTGTTCTTGatctgggctccatctccactactgtccccaaatccatggccaattccctgtgggacaccagggccatctcctatgcaggatgtgctgcccaggtctttctctttcccttcttgatgtcagcagagttttatctgcccaccatcatggcctatgaccgctacgttgccatctgtaaacccctgcactacaggaccctcctgggcagcagagcttgtgtccacatggcagcagctacctggggcagtgggtctctcactgctgtgctgcacacggcccatacactgacaatccccctctgccacggcaatgctgtggaccagttcttctgtgaaatcccccagatcctcaagctctgcTGCTCACGCTCCTAtgtcagggaagttgggcttattgtggttagttttgctttggcttttgggtgttttgttttcattgtgctgtcctatgtgcagatcttcagggccgtgctgaggatcccctctgagcagggacggcacaaagctttttccacgtgcctccctcacctggccgtggtctccctgtttatcagcactgccatgtttgctTGCCTGAAGCCCCCCTctatctcctccccatccctggatctggtgatggctgttctgtactcggtggtgcctccagcagtgaaccccctcatctacagcatgaggaaccaggagctgaAGGACTCCATTAGGAAGGTGATTTCACGGATGTTTGTCAATATTGATAAATTTTCCAACACTCTTCACAAATGA
- the LOC142403897 gene encoding olfactory receptor 14J1-like, which translates to MSNSSSITQFLLLAFADTRELQLLHFWLFLGIYLAALLGNSLIITVVARDHRLHTPMYFFLLNLSVLDLGAISTTVPKSMANSLWDTRAISYAGCAVQVFFFIFLMSAEFYLLTVMAYDRYVAICKPLHYGTLLGSRACVHMAAAAWGSAFLNSLLHMANTFSIPLCHGNALDQFFCEIPQILKLSCTRSYLREARLLVTSFILALGCFVFIVLSYVQIFRAVLRIPSEQGQHKAFSTCLPHLAVVSLLVSTGMVAYLKPPSISSPSLDLVVAVLYSVVPPALNPLIYSMRNKELKDALRKQIQWFHLQQQ; encoded by the coding sequence atgtccaacagcagctccatcacccagttcctcctcctggcatttgcagacacgcgggagctgcagctcttgcacttctggctcttcctgggcatctacctggctgccctcctgggcaacagcctcATCATCACCGTCGTAGCccgcgaccaccgcctccacacgcccatgtacttcttcctcctcaacctctctgttcttgaccttggagccatttccaccactgtccccaaatccatggccaattccctgtgggacaccagggcaatctcctatgcaggatgtgctgtacaggtctttttcttcatcttcttgatgtcagcagagttttatctgctcaccgtcatggcctatgaccgctatgttgccatctgcaaacccctacactacgggaccctcctgggcagcagagcttgtgtccacatggcagcagctgcctggggcagtgcttttctcaattctctccttcacatggccaatacattttcaatacccctctgccatggcaatgccctggaccagttcttctgtgaaatcccccagatcctcaagctctcctgtaCACGTTCCTACCTCAGAGAGGCTAGGCTTCTTGTCACCAGTTTTATCCTTgctcttgggtgttttgttttcattgtgctgtcctatgtgcagatcttcagggccgtgctaaggatcccctctgagcagggacagcacaaagctttttccacgtgcctccctcacctggctgtggtctccctgcttGTAAGTACTggcatggttgcctacctgaagcccccttccatctcctccccatccctggatctggtggtggctgttctgtactcagtggtgcctccagcattgaaccccctcatctacagcatgagaaacaaggagctcaaggatgccctgagaaaacaaattcaatggtttcaccttcagcagcagtaa